A DNA window from Melanotaenia boesemani isolate fMelBoe1 chromosome 6, fMelBoe1.pri, whole genome shotgun sequence contains the following coding sequences:
- the LOC121642114 gene encoding circumsporozoite protein-like, producing the protein MAHPGRPSPPEAQEGPPELEGGSPQTPGQPPDPGAPPPQQPGCPAPGQPPNRPGPPVAPRPAPSEHQSPGPQGPGSSQPHRPLPNGPPDHRPRETVRADGPPRPPSQPHP; encoded by the coding sequence ATGGCACAcccagggcgaccaagcccccccgaggcccaggaagggcccCCCGAactggagggaggcagcccccagaccccGGGGCAGCCCCCAGACCCCGGGGCACCCCCCCCACAGCAACCCGGCTGCCCAGCCCCAGGCCAGCCCCCCAACCGCCCCGGACCCCCGGTCGCCCCCCGGCCCGCCCCCAGCGAGCACCAGTCCCCAGGCCCCCAAGGCCCCGGATCCAGTCAGCCACACCGTCCCCTACCCAATGGCCCCCCCGACCATAGACCCAGAGAAACTGTCAGGGCCGATGGACCCCCaaggccccccagccagccccacccctga